In Poseidonibacter antarcticus, a single genomic region encodes these proteins:
- a CDS encoding ATP-binding protein has protein sequence MNNDEALTTAILDRLIHHSHLINVTGESYRLKQKREAGLLDISNK, from the coding sequence TTGAATAACGATGAAGCATTAACAACAGCAATATTAGATAGATTAATTCATCACTCACATTTAATAAATGTAACAGGTGAAAGTTATAGATTGAAACAAAAAAGGGAAGCAGGATTATTAGATATTTCTAATAAATAA